The following are encoded together in the Dickeya lacustris genome:
- a CDS encoding mandelate racemase family protein, protein MKIESIDVTVFTYPTRRVSDSAGHSHPGDEHQASMALLTVSTDDGHKGYAFAPPEVVRPYVVNSFFRKVLIGQNPFDRERLWQDLVHWQRGSASQLTDRALAIIEQALWDLAGRALNVPVYKLLGGYRDKVLAYGSTMCGDELKGGLSTPEEYGQFAEKLVQRGYKAIKLHTWMPPVSFAPSPQMDVKACAAVREAVGPDISLMLDGYHWYSRSEALYIGRELQKLNFSWFEEPMEEQSMASYSWLNKNLDIDVIGPESLGGKYFSRADWVKEGACDILRAGVQGVGGISPCLKVAHLAEAFGMDCEIHGNGAPNLAVVGAIKNCRWYERGLLHPFLNYDEPAAYLNALVDPMDEDGFVHLSQRPGLGEDINFDWIEAHTLSQA, encoded by the coding sequence GTGAAAATTGAATCAATCGACGTCACCGTCTTCACTTATCCCACTCGCCGCGTTTCCGACAGCGCCGGGCACTCCCATCCGGGCGATGAGCATCAGGCCAGCATGGCGCTGCTGACGGTCAGTACCGATGACGGGCACAAAGGCTATGCGTTTGCGCCGCCGGAAGTGGTTCGCCCGTATGTGGTGAACAGTTTTTTCCGCAAGGTGCTGATTGGGCAGAACCCGTTTGATCGTGAACGCCTGTGGCAGGATCTGGTGCACTGGCAGCGCGGCAGCGCCAGCCAGTTGACCGACCGGGCGCTGGCCATCATCGAGCAGGCATTGTGGGATCTGGCCGGGCGGGCGCTGAACGTGCCGGTGTATAAGCTGCTGGGCGGCTACCGCGACAAAGTGCTGGCCTATGGCAGCACCATGTGCGGCGACGAGCTGAAGGGCGGCCTGTCAACGCCGGAGGAGTACGGCCAGTTCGCCGAAAAACTGGTGCAGCGCGGTTACAAGGCCATCAAGCTGCACACCTGGATGCCGCCGGTGTCGTTCGCGCCGAGCCCGCAAATGGACGTGAAAGCCTGTGCGGCGGTGCGCGAGGCGGTGGGGCCGGATATCAGCCTGATGCTGGACGGCTACCACTGGTACAGCCGCAGCGAGGCACTGTACATCGGCCGTGAACTGCAAAAACTGAACTTCAGCTGGTTCGAAGAGCCGATGGAAGAGCAGAGCATGGCCTCTTACAGCTGGCTGAACAAGAATCTGGATATCGATGTCATCGGGCCGGAAAGTCTGGGCGGGAAATACTTCAGCCGTGCCGACTGGGTGAAGGAAGGGGCCTGCGACATTCTGCGTGCCGGGGTGCAGGGCGTGGGCGGCATTTCACCGTGCCTGAAGGTGGCGCATCTGGCGGAAGCCTTCGGTATGGATTGCGAAATCCACGGCAACGGCGCGCCCAATCTGGCGGTGGTGGGAGCGATTAAAAACTGCCGCTGGTACGAGCGCGGCCTGCTGCATCCGTTCCTCAACTACGATGAGCCCGCCGCTTATCTGAATGCGCTGGTAGACCCGATGGACGAAGACGGTTTTGTACACCTGTCGCAGCGGCCCGGTCTGGGCGAGGACATCAATTTTGACTGGATTGAGGCGCACACATTGAGCCAGGCCTAG
- a CDS encoding GNAT family N-acetyltransferase translates to MINIRKAEASDYDAWLTLWKGYLHFYGSELADAITLSTWQRTLSPDSGLICRVAEKNKHIVGFAICVLHEGTWSTQPICYLEDLFVDIKARRSGIGKTLIDAICDEAREKGWSKVYWHTREDNPARLLYDKLATRDDFVRYSIKI, encoded by the coding sequence ATGATTAATATTCGTAAAGCCGAAGCAAGCGATTATGACGCGTGGTTAACGCTCTGGAAAGGGTATCTGCATTTTTACGGTTCCGAGCTGGCAGATGCGATTACCTTATCGACATGGCAGCGAACGCTTTCGCCAGACTCTGGATTAATATGCCGGGTAGCCGAAAAAAATAAACACATTGTTGGGTTTGCAATATGCGTTTTACATGAGGGCACATGGTCTACTCAGCCAATTTGTTATCTCGAAGATCTGTTTGTTGACATTAAGGCCCGCAGATCGGGAATAGGAAAAACGCTGATAGACGCTATTTGTGATGAAGCTCGAGAAAAGGGGTGGTCAAAAGTATATTGGCATACCAGAGAGGATAATCCAGCCCGATTATTATATGACAAGTTGGCCACACGCGATGATTTTGTCCGCTATAGCATAAAAATATAG
- a CDS encoding ATP-grasp domain-containing protein has translation MQDDVIYIWHRVPFYCVRYDEILNHTDNHIIYIGTKRALSDIPDELNCEKWIWQEQDGVDILIDMMRTKTPSPRNFIALSEYQIDIAAHIRDYFSIPGPSAAEVELFRNKLLMKAAVAAAGLATPTCHALDAVLDNPTILDEFKSTQVVLKPLDGASSENVQIYPSHHALRLALNNHSTYIDDIDRRQNTARYQVEEFIEGDIWHIDGYVRSGEIELCVSSRYIGNCLSFAQGSPLGSLQCELPATLLTFSRQVIAAVGIKQGCFHLEVFQHASGWVFLEIGHRAGGASVVRAFELRTGVNLHQVHLSAQLGWVPDVIKNTPEKEYYFGWFVFPGHHLPEGYACINGASAFSASPWVYEWHPLPAQVKMSTTLTYLENVAPLAGMLCATSFQDAHNFVLDMFSHISITSITDAEYAMS, from the coding sequence ATGCAGGATGATGTTATTTATATATGGCATAGAGTTCCCTTTTATTGTGTTCGCTATGATGAAATACTTAATCATACCGATAACCATATTATCTATATTGGAACAAAGCGTGCCCTTTCTGATATTCCTGATGAACTGAACTGTGAGAAATGGATATGGCAAGAGCAAGACGGTGTGGATATTCTGATTGACATGATGAGAACAAAAACACCCTCACCACGAAACTTTATTGCTTTATCTGAATATCAAATTGATATTGCTGCACATATTCGAGATTATTTCAGCATTCCAGGGCCAAGCGCTGCCGAGGTTGAGCTCTTTAGGAACAAACTGTTGATGAAAGCGGCAGTGGCGGCAGCGGGGCTGGCGACACCTACATGCCATGCGCTGGATGCCGTTTTAGATAATCCGACCATTCTTGATGAATTCAAATCGACCCAGGTCGTACTTAAGCCGCTGGATGGGGCATCCAGTGAGAATGTGCAAATTTATCCCTCTCATCATGCATTACGCCTGGCGTTGAATAACCACAGCACTTATATCGATGATATTGATAGGCGACAGAATACCGCCCGGTATCAAGTGGAAGAATTTATTGAAGGGGATATCTGGCATATTGATGGCTATGTCCGTTCTGGTGAAATTGAGCTCTGTGTGAGCAGCCGTTATATCGGTAATTGCCTGAGTTTTGCCCAGGGAAGTCCCCTCGGTTCTTTACAGTGCGAGCTACCTGCGACGCTGTTAACGTTCTCCCGTCAGGTGATTGCAGCCGTGGGTATCAAACAGGGTTGTTTTCATCTGGAGGTCTTTCAACATGCCTCGGGCTGGGTTTTTCTGGAAATAGGGCATCGGGCGGGTGGGGCTAGCGTAGTGCGTGCATTTGAGTTACGGACGGGCGTCAATCTGCACCAGGTACATCTGAGCGCACAATTAGGTTGGGTGCCGGATGTCATTAAAAACACACCGGAAAAAGAATATTACTTCGGCTGGTTTGTCTTTCCCGGCCACCATTTACCCGAAGGCTATGCCTGTATTAACGGTGCCAGCGCGTTCAGCGCGTCCCCATGGGTTTATGAATGGCACCCACTGCCAGCTCAAGTAAAAATGAGCACGACACTGACTTATCTGGAGAACGTCGCGCCATTGGCAGGCATGTTGTGCGCAACATCATTTCAGGATGCTCACAATTTCGTGCTTGATATGTTTAGTCATATATCCATTACGAGTATCACGGATGCAGAATACGCGATGAGTTAA
- a CDS encoding ATP-grasp domain-containing protein has protein sequence MENKGIVIIVDAYSPTRRLAPEFIKHGYRCARVQSTPDIPDIYKGSFSLDDYCENIIHQGDLSLTLQRVANLNPVAIIAGGEIGVELADILSERLGLASNGTQLSVARRHKYTMIERLRSVGLRATRQYLPANGEALREWHTKTGGRIVVKPARSAAGEGVHFCDTPDESYAALQAIVGKKNIFSEINQEVVAQEYLSGTEYVVNTVSCEGKHRVTDIWKTTRISANAFLDMGDSIQIMPREGQIQDILVSYALQVLDAMNIQYGPGHMEIKMCHDGPCLVEIGARIAGGDMPYYAELATGQSQINWTRLAYTEPQKFHEMCDVPYPLHHYFASVAMISPFDGVLESYPYKDQINQLESLLEIREYVKPGEKISKTIDDTTYPMLVLLKHRAEEVVLRDWGTLRYLDGHAFYHVY, from the coding sequence ATGGAAAATAAAGGTATCGTCATTATCGTTGATGCGTATTCGCCAACACGCCGTTTAGCACCTGAATTTATTAAGCATGGCTATCGCTGCGCACGCGTGCAGAGCACACCTGATATCCCTGATATTTATAAAGGTTCATTCAGTCTTGATGATTATTGTGAAAATATTATTCACCAGGGCGATTTATCACTTACGCTCCAGCGCGTTGCTAATCTTAACCCTGTCGCCATTATTGCTGGTGGTGAAATCGGCGTCGAATTGGCTGACATATTAAGCGAGCGTTTGGGGCTTGCGTCAAACGGAACTCAATTGAGTGTGGCACGGCGTCATAAATACACCATGATAGAGCGTCTGCGCAGCGTGGGTCTTCGCGCCACGCGGCAATATCTTCCGGCAAATGGTGAGGCACTACGGGAATGGCATACCAAGACCGGGGGGCGGATTGTGGTAAAACCAGCCCGTAGCGCAGCCGGTGAAGGGGTACACTTCTGTGATACGCCCGATGAGTCATACGCAGCTCTGCAAGCGATTGTCGGGAAAAAGAATATCTTTTCGGAAATCAATCAGGAGGTGGTGGCACAAGAGTATCTTTCGGGTACGGAATATGTGGTCAATACCGTATCTTGTGAAGGGAAACACCGTGTAACCGACATTTGGAAAACGACCCGTATCAGCGCGAATGCCTTTTTGGACATGGGGGATTCCATTCAGATTATGCCACGCGAGGGGCAGATTCAGGATATTTTAGTTTCCTATGCACTACAGGTGCTTGACGCGATGAATATTCAGTATGGGCCAGGGCATATGGAAATAAAAATGTGTCATGATGGCCCTTGTCTGGTTGAAATCGGCGCGCGAATCGCGGGAGGCGATATGCCTTATTATGCCGAGCTTGCCACGGGTCAATCACAAATAAACTGGACTCGATTGGCTTATACCGAACCGCAAAAATTCCATGAAATGTGTGATGTTCCTTATCCTCTTCATCACTATTTTGCCTCGGTCGCAATGATAAGTCCTTTTGATGGGGTGCTTGAGTCTTATCCTTATAAAGATCAGATAAACCAACTGGAAAGTTTGTTGGAGATCCGCGAATACGTGAAACCCGGTGAGAAAATTAGCAAAACCATCGACGATACAACCTACCCGATGCTGGTGCTGTTAAAACATCGTGCTGAAGAGGTCGTTTTACGTGATTGGGGAACGCTACGTTATTTGGACGGACATGCGTTTTACCACGTTTATTAA
- a CDS encoding FAD-binding oxidoreductase: MTIIEPNDSRYLSYITGMNQRWRACPAKIVLPGNTQETVQCIDKAVEQGLRISVRAGGYGYQDFACHADVDILIDVSDLDEIAFDPDMGAIAVGAGATLSRTYEVLYRRWNVTLPGGPASHAGMGGHVCGGGFGLLSRRHGLTVDHLYAIEVVTVDSSGKAHALIARRDRDCPNHDLWWAHAGGGGGQLGIVTKFWFRSPTAQGNDPAKMLPGPPAEVYLSVKVIPWESLGKRDFSRLMRNYGAWYMKHQRADSPESSLAGYLVMYQKAQGVVALLTQMDASVANAEAILAQYHRDIFEGIEGVTGFSALSHLEAPRRLPWLKSLRLLGSNSPSLSDPTLRGAYKSAYMRQNFPEQQTETLYRYLTTDSFTNKNAMVMVLPYGGAVNEVAPDATAVSQRDSVMKVLYQSLWADEKDDRQNLDWIRQIYHSTYADTGGVPVSNHITDGCFINYPDADLNDLALNTSGVTWAELYFKDNYPRLQEIKAKRDPLNIFRHRQSVEPAKI, translated from the coding sequence GTGACCATTATCGAACCCAATGACAGCCGATATCTGAGTTATATCACCGGTATGAACCAGCGCTGGCGCGCTTGCCCGGCGAAAATCGTCTTGCCGGGCAATACGCAGGAAACCGTGCAGTGCATCGACAAGGCGGTGGAGCAGGGGCTGCGTATCAGTGTGCGAGCGGGGGGCTACGGTTATCAGGATTTCGCCTGTCATGCCGATGTCGATATTCTTATCGATGTCTCTGATCTGGATGAGATCGCTTTTGATCCTGATATGGGGGCGATTGCCGTTGGAGCCGGTGCCACGCTATCCAGAACCTATGAAGTGCTTTACCGCCGCTGGAATGTGACCCTGCCTGGAGGCCCGGCCAGTCACGCAGGAATGGGCGGTCATGTTTGCGGCGGCGGCTTTGGCTTACTCTCCCGCCGTCATGGTTTAACCGTCGATCATCTTTACGCCATCGAAGTTGTTACCGTCGATAGCTCGGGTAAGGCGCATGCCCTGATTGCCCGGCGCGATCGGGATTGCCCAAATCACGATTTATGGTGGGCACATGCTGGCGGCGGCGGCGGGCAACTGGGGATTGTGACGAAATTCTGGTTTCGCTCGCCAACCGCTCAGGGGAACGATCCGGCAAAAATGCTGCCTGGCCCGCCTGCGGAAGTCTATTTGAGTGTAAAAGTGATTCCGTGGGAAAGCCTCGGGAAAAGGGATTTCTCACGCCTGATGCGTAATTACGGCGCGTGGTATATGAAACACCAGCGCGCTGACAGCCCCGAATCCTCGCTGGCTGGTTATCTTGTCATGTATCAAAAAGCGCAGGGGGTTGTCGCACTATTGACACAGATGGATGCGTCAGTCGCGAATGCTGAGGCTATTTTAGCGCAATATCATCGTGATATTTTCGAAGGTATTGAAGGTGTTACGGGTTTTTCCGCACTTTCACACCTGGAAGCGCCACGCAGATTGCCATGGCTAAAATCGTTACGGCTACTGGGCAGCAATAGCCCGTCGCTATCGGATCCCACATTGCGCGGCGCGTATAAGTCCGCGTATATGAGGCAAAATTTTCCCGAGCAGCAGACCGAAACGTTATATCGCTATCTGACGACGGACAGTTTTACGAATAAAAATGCGATGGTGATGGTTTTACCCTATGGCGGTGCGGTGAATGAGGTTGCGCCGGACGCAACGGCCGTCTCACAACGTGACTCGGTGATGAAAGTCCTGTATCAGAGTCTTTGGGCCGATGAAAAAGATGATCGGCAGAATCTTGACTGGATTCGCCAAATTTACCACAGCACCTATGCCGATACCGGCGGTGTTCCGGTAAGTAATCACATCACCGATGGATGCTTTATTAATTATCCTGACGCCGATCTGAATGATCTGGCATTAAACACTTCCGGTGTGACGTGGGCTGAACTTTATTTCAAGGATAATTATCCACGACTACAGGAAATTAAAGCAAAAAGAGATCCTTTAAATATATTCCGGCACCGTCAATCGGTTGAGCCAGCCAAAATTTGA
- a CDS encoding MFS transporter, with translation MKWEKYAVLLNNHQVRNIILLGLFAKIPVVAIPAALTLLVVVGLDAGFTWAGIINAAWMAGAAIGSPWQGRYMGKYGVRKLLRFIFVIQLIFWSSAAFLPLPLLVVMAFFGGIFCFAAFTIGRMAIAELSEPENRHRAFALDAMTTELAYMSGPPLAVVISASLSPQAAVIACGAIILALIIYYSFANPRMSAQEKKQAPDQRIDWRSLLKSRLSTSLLLTVMATFVIASYEVVGLAALKHFGHITWATGFYIACGVASLVGGILYGGFDKPPETILICALLALATGMIGFSQNAFAVCVLIIPAALMCSPVFSATANDISRYSAPHQRGLAMGTYGSALTIGNAIGFPLSGVMVDTLGFNVAFFLVGGLALVMTAIAFGINALLISAPASVASE, from the coding sequence ATGAAGTGGGAAAAATACGCAGTATTATTAAATAATCATCAGGTAAGAAATATTATCCTGCTGGGGTTATTTGCCAAAATACCTGTCGTGGCGATCCCTGCTGCATTGACATTATTAGTTGTGGTAGGTTTGGATGCCGGGTTTACCTGGGCTGGCATTATTAATGCAGCCTGGATGGCGGGTGCGGCTATTGGCTCTCCGTGGCAAGGGCGCTATATGGGGAAATATGGCGTCAGGAAACTGTTGCGCTTTATTTTTGTTATTCAACTCATCTTCTGGTCTTCCGCCGCTTTTTTACCTCTGCCGCTGCTGGTCGTGATGGCTTTTTTCGGTGGGATTTTCTGTTTTGCTGCGTTTACGATTGGCCGAATGGCGATTGCGGAGCTGTCCGAGCCTGAAAATCGGCATCGCGCTTTTGCCCTTGATGCCATGACCACAGAGTTAGCTTATATGAGCGGCCCTCCGTTGGCCGTTGTGATTAGCGCCAGCCTGTCGCCTCAGGCTGCGGTGATCGCGTGCGGCGCGATTATTCTGGCGCTGATTATTTACTATTCTTTCGCCAATCCCCGTATGTCTGCTCAGGAAAAAAAACAGGCACCGGATCAGCGCATCGACTGGCGTTCTTTGTTAAAAAGCCGATTAAGCACGTCTTTGCTATTAACCGTGATGGCGACATTTGTGATTGCCAGTTATGAGGTTGTCGGACTGGCGGCATTAAAACATTTCGGGCATATCACCTGGGCTACCGGGTTTTATATCGCCTGCGGCGTCGCTTCATTGGTTGGCGGAATACTGTATGGCGGTTTTGATAAACCGCCTGAGACGATTTTAATTTGCGCGCTGTTAGCACTTGCCACCGGCATGATCGGCTTTTCTCAAAATGCGTTTGCTGTTTGCGTGCTGATTATTCCAGCCGCGCTGATGTGCTCCCCGGTTTTCTCGGCGACAGCCAATGATATTAGCCGCTATAGCGCACCACATCAGCGTGGACTGGCAATGGGCACTTATGGCTCTGCGCTCACGATTGGCAACGCCATTGGCTTTCCGTTGTCAGGCGTGATGGTTGACACACTTGGCTTCAATGTCGCCTTTTTCTTGGTCGGCGGTCTGGCATTGGTGATGACCGCTATCGCGTTTGGCATCAATGCGCTGCTTATCTCTGCCCCGGCTAGCGTCGCCTCGGAATAA
- the asnB gene encoding asparagine synthase (glutamine-hydrolyzing) has translation MCGIAGWATFSRDFHASRSELEAMAATMALRGPDASGFWMDRHAGMSHRRLAIVDLEGGVQPMTANLPEGSVSLSYGGEVYNFTELRQELIQLGQTFSTQSDTEVVLKGYLQWGTGVSEKLNGMFGFAIWDARRDVLLLVRDRFGVKPLYYSVIGQAMLFGSEQKAILAHSQMPGRLTRDGLCEALGWTKTPGHGTWDGIKEVKPGTFVQFGRSGVQEETYWKLQSRPHTDSQEDTIAHIHALLSDTVNRQMVSDVPLCSLLSGGLDSSAVAAIASQQLAGTRQLQTFAVDFEAHTEQFVPDAFRTDSDAPYARMVAEKIGSLHTNLVLGHQQIGSEETRRAVIAARDLPTGFGDADNSIYLLFKAIRNEATVALSGESADEVFGGYRWFHQPEIMQGETFPWAEHTFVTNFNTGLEAFSPDLLANLALPDYVHSRYQEALAEVPRLEGEARQEARMREVLYLHLTRYMRILLDRKDRLSMAAGLEVRVPFCDHRLVEYVFNTPWKMKTFDGREKSLLRAAIGDLLPQAVLQRKKAPYPAIQNAHYSAVLQRQAAELVANTHHAARDLLNIDWLNKALHIDPTAMSREVRHGLERALDFATWIDLRKPLLNV, from the coding sequence ATGTGCGGAATTGCAGGATGGGCAACGTTCAGCCGTGATTTTCACGCCAGCCGAAGCGAGCTGGAGGCAATGGCGGCAACAATGGCGTTACGGGGGCCTGATGCCTCGGGCTTTTGGATGGATCGCCATGCCGGTATGAGCCATCGCCGTTTGGCCATTGTTGACCTTGAAGGGGGCGTCCAGCCAATGACGGCCAATCTACCCGAAGGGAGTGTTTCGCTTTCTTACGGCGGCGAGGTCTACAACTTCACCGAATTACGCCAGGAGCTGATCCAACTCGGCCAGACATTTTCGACCCAAAGCGACACGGAAGTGGTGCTGAAAGGCTATTTACAGTGGGGGACCGGGGTCAGTGAGAAATTAAATGGCATGTTTGGTTTCGCCATCTGGGATGCGCGGCGTGACGTGTTGCTTCTTGTGCGCGACCGATTTGGCGTAAAACCGCTGTATTACAGCGTTATCGGTCAAGCGATGCTGTTTGGGTCGGAACAGAAAGCCATTCTCGCTCACTCGCAAATGCCAGGCAGACTGACCCGCGATGGCCTCTGTGAGGCGCTGGGGTGGACGAAAACACCGGGGCATGGCACCTGGGATGGGATAAAGGAAGTTAAACCCGGAACGTTTGTACAGTTTGGTCGCTCTGGCGTGCAGGAGGAAACGTACTGGAAACTTCAGTCCCGACCTCATACTGATTCGCAGGAGGACACGATAGCGCATATTCATGCGCTCCTGAGCGATACGGTAAACCGGCAAATGGTTTCAGACGTACCGCTTTGCAGCCTGCTGTCCGGCGGGCTGGACTCCAGCGCCGTCGCCGCCATTGCCAGCCAGCAGCTCGCTGGCACTCGGCAGTTGCAAACCTTTGCCGTGGATTTTGAGGCGCATACGGAACAATTTGTACCCGATGCTTTTCGCACCGATTCCGATGCGCCCTATGCCCGTATGGTGGCGGAGAAAATCGGCTCGTTACACACCAATCTGGTGCTGGGCCACCAGCAGATTGGCAGCGAAGAAACCCGACGGGCGGTGATTGCGGCGCGTGATTTGCCCACCGGGTTTGGCGATGCAGATAATTCAATCTACCTGCTTTTTAAGGCTATCAGAAATGAGGCTACGGTAGCGCTTTCTGGCGAATCAGCTGATGAGGTTTTTGGCGGTTATCGCTGGTTTCATCAGCCGGAAATCATGCAGGGGGAGACGTTCCCTTGGGCGGAACACACGTTTGTGACCAATTTTAATACAGGGTTAGAGGCATTCTCGCCCGATTTGCTCGCGAACTTAGCGCTGCCCGACTATGTTCATTCCCGTTATCAGGAGGCGCTGGCTGAAGTCCCGCGTCTGGAGGGAGAAGCGCGCCAGGAGGCCAGAATGCGCGAGGTGCTTTACCTTCATCTGACCCGCTATATGCGTATTTTGTTGGATAGAAAAGATCGCCTGAGTATGGCGGCAGGGCTGGAAGTCCGAGTGCCGTTTTGCGATCACCGCTTGGTTGAATACGTTTTCAATACGCCGTGGAAAATGAAAACGTTTGACGGACGGGAAAAAAGCCTATTACGGGCGGCAATCGGCGATTTACTGCCGCAGGCCGTTCTGCAACGAAAGAAAGCGCCCTATCCGGCCATACAGAATGCCCACTACAGTGCGGTATTACAGCGTCAGGCGGCGGAACTGGTTGCCAACACCCATCACGCCGCCCGAGATTTACTCAATATTGATTGGCTAAATAAAGCATTACATATTGATCCTACCGCCATGAGCCGCGAAGTCCGTCACGGCTTAGAGCGCGCGCTAGATTTCGCCACCTGGATAGACCTGCGTAAGCCATTACTGAACGTGTAA
- a CDS encoding SDR family oxidoreductase, translating into MSNADLRVVITGAGREMGRSLAIRYAQSGAEVLLSARDLDAAQNVCNELQSLGYTRVNAFHCDLSDPATIRAFAQSVENKFGRVDVLINNASPWLEGKALDAASDEDMINVILSCTAGTALMIKHFLPLLRQSSRPDIVNIVSSSAHPLTHDCEGHAAFYAAKAGQGRLAETLSLRLREEGIRVISLYPPKFNNSDPLLDGAQISRTSQDQLTSESLIDCIQFAVNMPRDCFIRRFDFESV; encoded by the coding sequence ATGTCCAATGCTGACTTACGTGTAGTTATTACCGGTGCCGGTCGTGAAATGGGGCGTTCTCTGGCTATTCGTTATGCACAATCTGGCGCGGAAGTATTGCTTTCTGCTCGCGATCTCGATGCGGCCCAAAACGTGTGTAATGAGTTACAGTCATTGGGCTACACGCGTGTTAATGCCTTCCACTGCGATTTATCAGACCCTGCGACGATTCGAGCCTTTGCACAGAGCGTTGAAAATAAGTTTGGTCGTGTGGATGTGTTGATTAATAACGCCAGCCCCTGGCTGGAAGGCAAAGCGCTTGATGCGGCCAGCGATGAAGACATGATCAATGTAATCTTGTCCTGCACTGCGGGTACTGCTTTGATGATTAAACATTTTCTCCCGCTTTTACGACAATCCAGTCGGCCGGACATCGTCAATATCGTTTCTTCTTCTGCTCATCCTCTCACCCATGACTGTGAGGGCCATGCCGCTTTTTATGCGGCGAAAGCCGGGCAGGGTCGTCTGGCCGAAACGCTCTCTTTGCGCCTGCGTGAAGAGGGGATCCGTGTGATTTCCCTCTACCCGCCCAAATTCAATAACAGCGATCCGCTGCTGGACGGCGCTCAGATTTCTCGCACGTCTCAGGATCAACTGACATCAGAGTCATTAATCGATTGCATCCAGTTTGCCGTCAACATGCCAAGAGACTGCTTCATTCGCCGCTTCGATTTCGAATCGGTCTGA